The Gasterosteus aculeatus chromosome 17, fGasAcu3.hap1.1, whole genome shotgun sequence genome includes a window with the following:
- the mitfa gene encoding melanocyte inducing transcription factor a isoform X2 has protein sequence MLEMLEYSHYQVQSHLENPNKYHIQQAQRQQVRQYLSTSLGGKAGSQCPGQPPEHGMPPGHGSSAPNSPMALLTLSSNCEKEMDDVIDDIISLESSYNDDVLGLMDPGLQMNNPLPVSGNLLDVYGSQGLPLPGLAISSSCPSNIKREYPAPGMKQVLDKSDTCGMYENYQRQEGFPVEAEVRALAKERQKKDNHNLIERRRRFNINDRIKELGTLIPKSNDPDMRWNKGTILKASVDYIRRLQREQQRAKELECRQRKVEHANRHLLLRIQELEIQARAHGLTVVSSSPVCTSDLMGRSIKQEPVIGDCPVELYQHSSGPDMSPPTTLDLNNGTITFDHVSADGGDAGPYGNSRTCNLKDLVRDTLSPMSPSDPLLSSMSPEGSNASSLHSSSSSMDEKEHGC, from the exons ATGTTGGAAATGCTTGAATACAGCCATTATCAG GTGCAGTCCCACCTGGAGAACCCCAACAAGTACCACATCCAGCAGGCTCAGCGGCAGCAGGTGAGGCAGTATCTGTCCACCAGCCTGGGGGGCAAAGCCGGCAGCCAGTGCCCCGGCCAGCCGCCCGAGCACGGCATGCCGCCCGGGCACGGCAGCAGTGCCCCCAACAGTCCCATGGCCCTGCTCACCCTCAGCTCCAACTGTGAGAAAGAG ATGGACGACGTCATCGATGACATTATAAGCTTGGAGTCGAGTTATAATGATGATGTTCTCGGCCTTATGGACCCGGGACTCCAGATGAACAACCCG CTCCCTGTGTCTGGGAACCTTCTCGATGTGTACGGCAGCCAAGGGCTTCCCCTGCCGGGCCTCGCTATCAGCAGCTCCTGTCCAAGCAACATCAAGAGAGAGTACCCAG ctcctggaaTGAAGCAAGTGCTGGACAAGTCTGATACCTGTGGCATGTATGAAAACTACCAGAGGCAGGAGGGCTTCCCTGTAG AGGCTGAAGTCCGGGCTCTCGCTAAAGAGAGGCAGAAAAAAGACAACCACAACTTAA TTGAACGGAGACGGAGATTCAACATCAACGATCGCATCAAAGAACTGGGAACCTTGATACCGAAGTCAAACGATCC AGACATGCGCTGGAATAAGGGCACCATTCTCAAAGCCTCGGTGGACTACATCAGGAGGCTGCAGCGGGAGCAGCAGAGAGCCAAGGAGCTCGAGTGCCGACAGAGGAAGGTGGAGCACGCAAACCGCCATCTGCTGCTTCGTATACAG GAGTTGGAAATCCAGGCCCGTGCCCATGGTCTTACAGTGGTGTCCTCCTCGCCTGTCTGCACATCGGATTTGATGGGCCGATCCATTAAACAGGAGCCCGTCATTGGCGACTGCCCCGTGGAGCTGTACCAACACAGCTCGGGCCCAGACATGTCCCCTCCCACCACGCTGGACCTCAACAACGGCACCATCACCTTCGATCATGTTTCTGCAGACGGCGGGGACGCTGGTCCCTATGGAAACTCCAGGACATGTAACTTGAAGGATTTGGTGAGGGACACCCTGTCGCCGATGTCCCCAAGTGATCCCCTGCTGTCCTCGATGTCCCCAGAAGGCTCCAACGCTAGCAGCCTCCACAGTTCCAGCTCGAGTATGGATGAGAAGGAGCATGGCTGTTAG
- the mitfa gene encoding melanocyte inducing transcription factor a isoform X1 yields the protein MTSQVCVQNQPTFAHRQGQEREEERERRTRSLLYHRTHHTSSVHVKRPRGWLMEVLKVQSHLENPNKYHIQQAQRQQVRQYLSTSLGGKAGSQCPGQPPEHGMPPGHGSSAPNSPMALLTLSSNCEKEMDDVIDDIISLESSYNDDVLGLMDPGLQMNNPLPVSGNLLDVYGSQGLPLPGLAISSSCPSNIKREYPAPGMKQVLDKSDTCGMYENYQRQEGFPVEAEVRALAKERQKKDNHNLIERRRRFNINDRIKELGTLIPKSNDPDMRWNKGTILKASVDYIRRLQREQQRAKELECRQRKVEHANRHLLLRIQELEIQARAHGLTVVSSSPVCTSDLMGRSIKQEPVIGDCPVELYQHSSGPDMSPPTTLDLNNGTITFDHVSADGGDAGPYGNSRTCNLKDLVRDTLSPMSPSDPLLSSMSPEGSNASSLHSSSSSMDEKEHGC from the exons ATGACGTCACAGGTTTGTGTCCAAAACCAGCCGACGTTTGCCCATCGGCAGGGTCAAGAGCgcgaggaggagcgggagaggaggaccaggagccTTTTGTACCACCGCACCCATCACACCTCCAGCGTCCATGTCAAGCGTCCCCGCGGCTGGCTCATGGAGGTCCTGAAG GTGCAGTCCCACCTGGAGAACCCCAACAAGTACCACATCCAGCAGGCTCAGCGGCAGCAGGTGAGGCAGTATCTGTCCACCAGCCTGGGGGGCAAAGCCGGCAGCCAGTGCCCCGGCCAGCCGCCCGAGCACGGCATGCCGCCCGGGCACGGCAGCAGTGCCCCCAACAGTCCCATGGCCCTGCTCACCCTCAGCTCCAACTGTGAGAAAGAG ATGGACGACGTCATCGATGACATTATAAGCTTGGAGTCGAGTTATAATGATGATGTTCTCGGCCTTATGGACCCGGGACTCCAGATGAACAACCCG CTCCCTGTGTCTGGGAACCTTCTCGATGTGTACGGCAGCCAAGGGCTTCCCCTGCCGGGCCTCGCTATCAGCAGCTCCTGTCCAAGCAACATCAAGAGAGAGTACCCAG ctcctggaaTGAAGCAAGTGCTGGACAAGTCTGATACCTGTGGCATGTATGAAAACTACCAGAGGCAGGAGGGCTTCCCTGTAG AGGCTGAAGTCCGGGCTCTCGCTAAAGAGAGGCAGAAAAAAGACAACCACAACTTAA TTGAACGGAGACGGAGATTCAACATCAACGATCGCATCAAAGAACTGGGAACCTTGATACCGAAGTCAAACGATCC AGACATGCGCTGGAATAAGGGCACCATTCTCAAAGCCTCGGTGGACTACATCAGGAGGCTGCAGCGGGAGCAGCAGAGAGCCAAGGAGCTCGAGTGCCGACAGAGGAAGGTGGAGCACGCAAACCGCCATCTGCTGCTTCGTATACAG GAGTTGGAAATCCAGGCCCGTGCCCATGGTCTTACAGTGGTGTCCTCCTCGCCTGTCTGCACATCGGATTTGATGGGCCGATCCATTAAACAGGAGCCCGTCATTGGCGACTGCCCCGTGGAGCTGTACCAACACAGCTCGGGCCCAGACATGTCCCCTCCCACCACGCTGGACCTCAACAACGGCACCATCACCTTCGATCATGTTTCTGCAGACGGCGGGGACGCTGGTCCCTATGGAAACTCCAGGACATGTAACTTGAAGGATTTGGTGAGGGACACCCTGTCGCCGATGTCCCCAAGTGATCCCCTGCTGTCCTCGATGTCCCCAGAAGGCTCCAACGCTAGCAGCCTCCACAGTTCCAGCTCGAGTATGGATGAGAAGGAGCATGGCTGTTAG